Proteins found in one Candidatus Neomarinimicrobiota bacterium genomic segment:
- a CDS encoding efflux RND transporter periplasmic adaptor subunit, which translates to MGSIRTATMIIIMATSWLLLAGCSGQTDTKEQIVQRVPVAVTPVQYQPFQIDYHSIGRVVSENQVMLLFQSAGQVDSIWAQVGDHVVQDQRLASIEPDVYATMYTQARSMFEKSKRDLESSRSLYSSKVISSDQFEMARIGLDNARAGFTQAKNAMENTVLSAPFSGWIVTKNLNVGDLVAPGSAMQPPFVLADMDQLKIIVPVPEARIGQIRSGQQAQVTFKTFPDRTFTGEVLRVGMAPKDFSNNYDVEVRLIGDVSGLKLGLIADVRIVLEYYKAALVVPLNLIQDDGTSQFIYVAEDSLAVQKAVTIRALSGSEVFIHAEVSPGDILIVKGYNDVQDGTLLDIVE; encoded by the coding sequence ATGGGAAGTATCAGAACAGCTACGATGATAATTATAATGGCCACCAGCTGGCTTTTGCTGGCAGGTTGCAGTGGACAGACAGACACCAAAGAGCAGATCGTGCAAAGAGTACCAGTAGCCGTCACTCCAGTTCAGTATCAACCCTTCCAGATCGACTACCATAGTATCGGACGGGTGGTCTCTGAAAACCAGGTCATGCTATTGTTCCAATCAGCCGGACAGGTTGATTCCATCTGGGCTCAAGTGGGTGATCATGTAGTGCAGGATCAACGGCTGGCTAGTATAGAACCGGATGTTTATGCAACCATGTACACGCAAGCAAGATCCATGTTTGAGAAATCCAAACGCGATCTGGAAAGTTCCCGTTCCTTATATAGTTCAAAGGTGATCTCATCAGACCAGTTTGAAATGGCTCGAATTGGTTTGGACAATGCCAGGGCTGGCTTTACTCAGGCGAAGAATGCCATGGAGAATACGGTTCTCAGTGCACCCTTCAGCGGTTGGATCGTCACAAAAAATTTAAATGTGGGAGATCTGGTTGCCCCCGGTTCTGCCATGCAGCCACCTTTCGTTCTCGCTGATATGGATCAGTTAAAAATAATAGTTCCCGTTCCGGAAGCCCGGATCGGCCAGATCAGATCGGGGCAACAGGCTCAGGTCACATTCAAAACTTTCCCGGATCGCACCTTCACCGGCGAAGTGCTTCGGGTTGGCATGGCACCCAAGGATTTTTCAAATAACTATGATGTTGAGGTACGCCTGATCGGTGATGTTAGTGGCTTGAAACTGGGTTTGATAGCTGATGTTCGGATTGTTCTAGAATACTATAAGGCAGCCCTGGTTGTCCCCTTGAATCTGATTCAGGATGATGGAACCAGCCAATTCATTTATGTCGCAGAAGACAGCCTGGCTGTTCAAAAGGCAGTCACGATCCGTGCATTATCAGGCTCGGAAGTATTTATCCATGCCGAGGTTTCCCCTGGTGATATCTTGATCGTTAAGGGGTACAATGATGTGCAGGATGGTACCCTTCTGGACATCGTGGAGTAG